DNA from Rubripirellula lacrimiformis:
AGCTTACCCGTGACATCATTGGCATCTATGAAAAATCGGGTCAGCCGATTGTGGATGTGCAAATCCCGGAGCAAAAAATCACCGGCGGGACGGTTCAAATCGTCATCGTCGAATCTCGGATCCATACGCTTCGTGTGACCGGGACAACGTGGGTCGACCCCTGTTTGCTGCGACAACAGATCACGCATACCCGTGTTGGTGGACGAATCTATGAACAGTGCCTCGCCGAAGACCTGTATTGGCTGAACCGAAACCCATTCCGATCCGTGGGCTTGGACATCCAACCGGGCGGCCTTGACGGCACGACCGACCTGACATTCGAAGTGGACGATGTCTTCCCGCTTCGCGGCTATCTGGGATACGAGGACACCGGCGTTGAAACGCTTGGGCTGGAACGGCTGTATGCCGGCTTGGTGATGGGGAACCCGTTCGGGCAAGACGGCGTCCTGGGGTATCAATTCACGACCGACGCGGCCATTTCACAACTGAAAGCGCACGCACTTAGCTATAGCGTTGACGTTGACCGCAAACATTCAGCGTTCCTGTTCGGAAGTTGGGCCACGGCGTCGCCAACGCTGCCGGCGCCCCTGACTCAGGACGGCGAAGCCTGGCAACTCGGCACCCGATTGTTTCACTACCGAACACGTACTGCCAATGAAGAAAACGCGTTCTTCGTCGGAGCCGACTTCAAATCGTCCAACACATCTGTCGAATTTGGTGTCGTCAACGCGGCCCAATCCGACGCCGACCTGTTGCAACTGAACTTCGGTTACAACGCATTCAAACGGGTTGCCAACGGGGACTACGTTCGCTGGAACACCGATATCAACGTCAGCCCCGGGAATGGGTTCACGTCTCGAAACAACGCGACAGCCTTCAGTACACTTCGTCAGGACACCGCCCCCGGATACGTGTACGGCCGATCGGCGATCGACCTGCGACGCCAAGTAGGATGCCGCTACGAACTGCTGTCCCGGGCAGTGGGTCAAGTCACATCGGATCGTCTTTTGTACAGCGAAACGCTCGGATTTGGTGGCTACGATTCCGTCCGCGGTTACGACCAACGTGTTGCCAATGGCGATAACGGATGGTTGAGCAGTTTTGAATTTGGCCCGCAACCAACGGTCTACGACAGCGGGAAATCCATGCGGACGCTGAAGTACTATGCGTTTTCGGATATGGGGCAAGCCTTCATTGTCGATCCGCAAGTTGGTGAACAGAGAGAGCAGTACCTTGCCAGTGTCGGGGTTGGCCTTCGCTTTGCGATCGCCGATCGACTTGCTGTCCGATTGGATTACGGCCAGGGGCTCAGTGACGTGGTGGACGCCCCCGCAGGCGGTCGAGTTCACGTAGGAATTGTTTCCTTCGTCGGTCCGACACCCAAACGGCGATAAAACATCCGCCGCTACACAAGTGGTGACTTGCACACGATGTGGCTTGCACACCATGCGACTTGCAGCTCGTAAGTCGCAGCTCGGAAGTCACAGCTCGGAAGTCACAGCTCGGAAGTCACAGTTCGGAGATCGCAGGGGCGGAACGGAATCGTCCGTGATCCAGGCCGATGGACAACCAATGGATCCGTGCTGAAAGCGGATCCGGATGCCTTAGGTCGAACGGGTTCCCGTATCCACGCCCCGCGGACGGACTGAGACGATGGGGCATCGTTTGCACGTTTGGTGACGCCCCAAAAAGCAAGCGATGCCAGCGCCCGCCATCACCCCCCCCGGAAGCCCTATCCAGGCCGCTGGGCTTCTGTGTTGAATGGGCATGGCGAGGCCTTTCTTTGCCCGCCTGAAGCGTGACGCGTGACAATGGCGGCGACCGTGCGGTGGCCCCTGCAACAGCAGAGTCCCCCGTCCGCCGCGGCCACGGGATCACACCGCCGATCTGCCTGCGGGGATCACACCGCAGTTCTTGCGGCCGACCCAGCGAGCGTTTCTATAGTCGGGCTATCCCGGCCCCGTTCGCGACGGTGCATCACGTTTTGTCGGTTGGGATTGCGATAGGGCAAGTTCCGACTTTGGCGATCGCAACGGTTGGCGGGTCGAAGATAGGCGAGGATTGGCCCCACCGGCTAGCCGATCGTCATTCAAACGTCGGTGGGGGGATGCATTTCAACCTGCGGTTTGCCGTGCCGCACGAATCCACACAGTGGCTGACGGCGCCGGATAAGGACCATCGGGATGGGATGCCACAACGCGGCGAATGGCGACCGAAAGACCGCTGCGAACACCCGAAGAGAAACAACGCCCCCTTAAGCCGACGCACCACTGTGGCTTCCCGGGGGCAAACAAAATTCGGTTCACCATCCCTAGCAGTTCTTGGGGGGACCCCGAAGGAGGGAAATGGGAAGACAGTCCCATCAGGGACACCAAACGCATCCTACGTTTTAACGGGGCCGGGCAAACTATGCCCGCCAACATGATTCAAATGATTTGGGGGCAAGTCATGAAGGAAGGGAGTTCGTATGCACCGAATACCGGCTGCACATCCAGTGATCCATCCAAAGAAGCGCGAAAACCAGCCGAGGGGCACTCGACTTCGTTGACTCGCATTTATGCCAGAGTCGACCGGATCTTCTGCGCCATTACCGCAGTTCAGACGACGATCATCTTCGCCGTGGCGATGATTGTTCCGCCTAGCAGGTGGCTGGAATCCGATGGGCTAGTGGGGCTAAGCATTTGGCTGTCACTGACGCTCGGCACTCTGGTTTGT
Protein-coding regions in this window:
- a CDS encoding ShlB/FhaC/HecB family hemolysin secretion/activation protein translates to MMDRRFLVAVALAAMAQLVFTELAHSQNFERYQPKLFGPLNDRKIDLDATSTPDDDTPSSDVVLVDALEAVIILDHPDAVDPHESHSELQGIHSRIGSASSLANSTAVHRSIHLHLGKAITLRNLNQLTRDIIGIYEKSGQPIVDVQIPEQKITGGTVQIVIVESRIHTLRVTGTTWVDPCLLRQQITHTRVGGRIYEQCLAEDLYWLNRNPFRSVGLDIQPGGLDGTTDLTFEVDDVFPLRGYLGYEDTGVETLGLERLYAGLVMGNPFGQDGVLGYQFTTDAAISQLKAHALSYSVDVDRKHSAFLFGSWATASPTLPAPLTQDGEAWQLGTRLFHYRTRTANEENAFFVGADFKSSNTSVEFGVVNAAQSDADLLQLNFGYNAFKRVANGDYVRWNTDINVSPGNGFTSRNNATAFSTLRQDTAPGYVYGRSAIDLRRQVGCRYELLSRAVGQVTSDRLLYSETLGFGGYDSVRGYDQRVANGDNGWLSSFEFGPQPTVYDSGKSMRTLKYYAFSDMGQAFIVDPQVGEQREQYLASVGVGLRFAIADRLAVRLDYGQGLSDVVDAPAGGRVHVGIVSFVGPTPKRR